ATGTGGATCAAAAGCCCCATCAGGGCGAGAAACGTCGTCAATGCCGCTGCGGATGCAGCCGCGTTTCTGCCTGCACGGATCAGAAGAGCAGGGAACACAGCACCAAGGAAAGGAAGGGCCGCGATAAGGAATAGGGACAAGTGCGATACTCCGGTCTGAGCGGTCAGGATGAAGCCAATTTTGTAAGGATATTTTCTTGACTGTCCAGATATTGTAACTTCTTCACAAAATTCTACTGAAACACTCAACTATACTGCAGCTCTGCGAAAAAATGACGCGATCTTGATCTTGTTCAGGGGTTTAGTGGGCTCCGTTTTCCTCCATCTGTGCTAGATCAACGGGTAGCAAACAGGAGGCATCGCGTGGCCGAACAAGTGAACCGAACCCGCAGATGGGTGTTGATCGGCGGTGGTGCCGCGGTCGCTGCCGGGTTTGCGATCCGGGAATATCGCTTGATCCCGGAAGATCATGGCGGTGGCCGGATCAGTGTAGCTGCAGCTCATGAACAAGCCCGCGAAGGGCACATCCTGCTTGTCGATATTCGAACGCCGCGCGAATGGCGCGCTTCGGGCGTTGGTGAGGGTGCTACTCCGCTTGATATGCGGCGTGAAGATTTCATCGAAGCGCTCTCGCAACTGACTGACGGTAACAAATCGGCACCCGTCGCGCTGATTTGTGCGCGTGGTGTACGCTCGGCACGATTGAGCAATCAGCTCATCGCGGCCGGTTTCGCCAATATCATTGATGTGCCCGAGGGCATGCTGGGCTCGGCGGCTGGGCCGGGTTGGGTTCGGGCCGGACTGCCGGTTCGTCGATATAATGAGGATGCAGGATGATCCGAACACTCAGTCTAACGGCATTTCTTGCCGCAACCGGGCAGGCGGCATTGGCCGGGTGCGCCGGTCAGGATGCTGTATGCGAAACGCCAATGGGCACCTATCACCTCGAATTGCCTGATGCGGATAATCCTCCGATGGTTCTATTCCTGCACGGCTACGGTGGCAGCGGATCGGGCACGATGCGCAATCGCGCGATGGTCGAACCTTTGCTGGAACGTGGCTATGCGGTTATGGCACCTGAGGGTCTGGAACGACCTGATCGGGGCGGCACCAAAAGCTGGAATTTCTATCCCGGGTTTGGCGAACGGGACGAAACTGCCTTTCTGACTGAGGTTGTGCAAGATGCCGCCGACCGGTTCGGCGTCGATCCCGACCGCGTCCTGCTGGGTGGATTTTCGGCAGGGGGCTTCATGGTCAACTATCTGGCCTGTGAGGCCCCTGATACGTTTTCTGCCTACGTTCCCGTCTCGGGCGGGTTCTGGCGTCCGCATCCCGAGGCTTGCGAGGGTCCGATCCGCATGTTCCACACCCATGGCTGGACGGATAATGTGGTGCCCTTGGAAGGTCGCTTGTTGGGTGGCGGGCGTTTCCAGCAGGGTGACATTTTCGCCGGGCTTGAAATCTGGCGAGAAGCAAATGGTTGTGTCGATCATAAACCAAGCAGTTTCACGGTGACTGATGACTTCATGCGCCGTCGCTGGACGGGTTGCACCGAAGGCAGCGCGTTGGAGTTTGCGCTGTTCCCCGCGGGGCACAATGTACCTGCCGGTTGGGCAGACATGATCGTTGATTGGTACGAGGGGTTACCCGGCAGTTGATCATTCCGCCGGGGTCATGCTGCCTTTACCTTCGACCAGCCGCTTGAGTTCATCGCGATAACGGCGGGCCGAGCGCGTGATAGCGGGCTCGCTGAAATCCTCACGCATCCCGACCATCCTGCGTGCAGCGCCCGCTGACACACCGCTGAGGGCCGACAACGGAATTGCAAGTGCCAGGCTAATCGCAATCGGGGCCAGCCAGATCGAAACCAGACCGGACAGGATACCCACGCTCAGCGCTATGCCACTGATCGTTTCCAGCGCATGGCACAAAACCAGAGTGCCCAACCCATAGCTGCCGCCATCACGGGCTTGCGGAGACCAGCCGCGTTGGATGCCAAAGGCGGTGCGGAAGACTGCGATCATCTGTTGCACCATCAAGATCGGAGCATAGAGGATGGACAGCAGAACCTCGGCCAGGAACGACGTCAGAAACTTGCGCGCGCCGCCAAAGTCGGAATAGCGCACACCGCTCAGCGGCAGGGCCAGAACACCAAGGACCTTGGGCGCAAGCAACATGGCGTACATGACCAGAATGATCAGCACGTGCCGGGTCTCCGACATCTCGGGCCATTGCGGGAACAAAGGATTGTCAGGGCTGAAGTAATGCAGGACAGATGCGTCCTGACCCTGACCAATCAACGCCCACATCAACAGCAGGGCGAACCACAAAGGTGACATCAGGTATCCAACCGCACCGTGAAACATGTGAAAACGCGATACGGCACGGAACCCGGTCGATCCAAGCAGTTTCAGGTGTTGCAAATTGCCCTGACACCAGCGGCGGTCCCGCATGGCATGATCGATGAGGGTGGGTGGTGTTTCTTCGTATGATCCGCGAATGCGTGGCAAAAAGCGCACCGCCCAACCGGCGCGGCGCAGCAATCCAGCCTCGACAAAATCGTGGCTCATGATCAGCTTGTCCTGACCGCTGAATGACCGCAACTTGGGCAGGCCAGCGCTGGTGGCAAAAGCCTTGGTGCGGATGATGGCGTTGTGGCCCCAATAATTACCCTCTTGCCCGCACCAACGCGCCAGACCTTCGGCAAAGGCGATGCCATAGACGCCGTTTGCGAATTGCTGCATCCGGGCAAAGACGGACTGTGCGCCTATAAGCTGCGGATAGCTTTGGATCAGCCCCGCGCTGGGATCACGCGCGAGCGCATCAGTCAGTCGATAGATCGCGCGTCCGGTCATCAAGCTGTCGGCATCCAGCACCAACATCGCATCCCAATCCGCGCCCCAGCGGCTGACCCAGTCGGCGATGTTACCCACCTTGCGATCGGTGTTTTGATCGCGGCGGCGATAGTACAACTCCAGCCCCGGTGCCAAAGTGGTACGCAGGGCCTCGACACTGGCCTGTTCCTGCGCCGCTATTTCGGGGTCCCGTGTATCGGAAAGGATGAACATGGCATAATGGTGCTGTCCGCCACGGGTCTGCAAATCTTCCAGCATGGTGCGGGCATTGCCCAGCACGTTCCACGGCACCTCGTTATAAACCGGGGTCAGCAAGGCCACGCGCAATGGCTGCGCGCTGTGGCTTTTCTGAGGGCGATCTTGCCGCGACAGGGACAACATACCCAAAAGAACCGTGCAAACCGTAAACGAGATCCAGAAGAAATTGAACGAGATCAGCGCCAACAGGATGGCTTCGATCAGGTTGATCCCTTCAGCGCTGAACCAATCGCTCATCACCCAAAGCAGGCCCAGTGTTGCCGCCATAGCCGGGGAAAACGCCAACGCGCGCCAAAACCCAGCCGATGAGCCGCGCTTGCCGGACGGCGCATCCGCGTCCCGGAACCGCGCGCCGAAGTTCTGCGCGGGCATCGCCAAAGGGGCTTCTGGCGGCATGATATGCAGATCGCGGCTCATGTGGTCCAACGGTAAAGCCAGACCTCAGAGGCGGGCTGTTTGTCTTTCAGAAGCTGCGCGCGCAGCTCGACATGGTTGCGGTCTCCGGGCTGGAACGAAAAGGCCAGACGCAGGCCACCGGTATCGGGATTGCGTTGCAAAACACCTTCAGAAGTTTCGGCATGGGGCGAGTCAACAAAGATCGAGATCGCGTCGATGTCCTCGAACAGTTCACTGTCTTCAAAGTCAATGACAGCCAGACGGCCCTCGCCGAACGTGTTGTCCCCCATCGCGGTATTGATGACCCGCGGCATAGGCGTGCGCTGAGGTTCTTCACCCCAGATCAGACGATAGGACATGTCGACCTGACTGCCCGCCGCATAAGGCTCAGCCGGGCGCCAATAGGCGACGATATTGTCATAGATTTCCTGATCAGCGGGGATTTCCACCAGCGTCACAGTGCCTTTGCCCCAATCCTGATTGGGTTCGACCCATAAACCGGGGCGCTTGTGATAATTCGCTTCCAGATCGGCATAGTCCGAAAACTCGCGCTTGCGCTGCATCAGGCCAAAACCGCGCGGGTTCGTATCAACAAAAGACGAGATCTGCAGGCGGGTCGGGTTGGCCAGCGGCCGCCACAAAACCTCACCCGCGCCATTGCGGATCAACAATCCGTCACTGTCATGCACGGCGGGGCGGAAATCGTCGAACCGGCTGTGGTTTGTTTGGTCGAACAGGAACATCGACGTGCCCGGCGCAATTCCGACATGGGGCAGCTCTTCGCGCGGGAACAGCGTGGCCTCAACGTCCATGACGCAGTCTGCACCTGCTGTGACGTTGAACCGATAGGCCCCGGTCACGCTGGGGCTGTCCATCAAGGCATGTACAACCATACTGCGCTGGCCGGGTTCGGGGCGCTCCAGCCAAAAGCGGATAAACTCGGGGAATTCCTCGCCATCGGGATCGCCGGTCTTCAGGGCCAGACCTCGGGCGGACAGGCCGTAAACCTCATGCAGACCAATGGCGCGGAAATAGCTTGCCCCTTGCCAGACGCAGAATTCATCTGTATTGCCGGGGCGGTGCATTTCGGTCCGAAGACGCAGTCCAGAAAAGCCCAGCGTATCGTCGATGGGCAATTGCGGGACATCTTCGGACTTGTCGAACATCGCAAGGTCGAAAGCGACTGGCGTGGTCATGCCGTTTTCAACAGTTTCGACCTTTACGGTACGGGGGAAGTACAAGCCAGGAGTGAAGAAATCCACGTTGAACGGGGTTTCGGTCTCGTACCAAAGCGCGCGGTCCAGCCGGAACCGGATCGAGCGGTATTGCTGATAGGTCAGATCCTGCCATTCCTGGGGAACCATATCGCGTTCCGCATAGGGACGGCTGGCCAGATCACGCGCCATCTCGATCACATAGTTACGATCAAAAGGTACTTCGCCGCCCGTCGCATAGGCGGACGGGGCAAAAGCCAAAGCGGTCGTCGAAACGAGGAATGCGCGACGGGTAAAGTTCATTTCTTGGTCTTCCAGGGTTGTGACTTGAACCAAGCTGCCAAATAGGCAACGCCGATGATCATCGCAAAGCCAATCATGTTGGCGACAAAGACACTGGCAACATCTCGCCCAGATTGGTCCAGAGCAACGCCGATCAGGCGGGCTGCGGCCATGGAAAACACAAAGACTGCAAGGGATTGCTGGCCGACCTTCGTGATAACCGCCAGCAGAAGTTGCCAGACACGCGCGCCCACACTGTGCCCGGTTGCAATCAGGCGGTGGCCATGCTCGCCCGCAGCAACCCAACCCAGATAAGCCAGCGACAAGAAGTGGACGTAGCGCAGCAGACCAAATTCGGTTTTTCCACGCAGGTCTTCAGTCAGAGGCCAGCCCTTGCGAATTACTGCACCAAGATCCGGCGCGGCGGTGTTGATCCAGGTGAAGACCTTCCACGACCCGAACGGAGCCGAAAGGACAACAAAGGCAATTGCCACCCAGATCAGGGTTTTCGAAACGGGTGGGGCGGGAATCCAGCCGCGCATGAAGGCGAACCCTGTGAAGAACAGCAATTGCCAACCGAACGGGTTAAAGAACCATTGACGGTCCGACCATGGCTCGGCCGGTAATGCCAATGCGCCGGTCTGAGCAATAAACCAGATGCTGACCGATACTGCTGCCATCAGCCAGAAGCTGACACGATACAGCGCCATGTAAAGCGGCATCAGCGCCAGAACCACAAGATACATCGGCAGGATGTCAAAGTAGTTCGGCACGTACGTCAGTGTGAAAATCCCAACCATCTGCGAGGCTGGATCGTTGAAAAAATGCTGCAGGTTCAGGGACGAGATATAGGTTTTCTCGAACGCACCGGACTGGTCCAGCGCAGCCATGGTCATGGCCACAAAGAAGAACAGACAGATATGCGCCCAGTAAACTTGCCAGATGCGGAACGCCACACGTGCTGTTCCCATCCACCAGCCCTTGCGCAAAAACGCGCCGCCAAAAGCAATGGCAGAGGCCATGCCAGAACAGAACACGAAAATTTCTGTCGCGTCGGAATAACCGAACCGCGCTGGAATCCATTTGGCCCAGGGATCGTTTGGGATATGGGCGATGAGGATGATGAACATCGCAATACCACGGTATAAGTCCAACCGCGGATCGCGCGTACGGGAAGGGGCCGCGGCAGGGGCCGCAGCTGGTGCAAAATCAGAAGCGGGCGATATGGTCGCCATACGTTTTCTGTCCTTCTAGATCGTCTTGTTATTCGGCGGGGACGCTTTGCACGTCGCCGCTATCGCGGGCCGCATCAATCAGGGCGCGGCGTGCGATGGCATAATTGTCTTCGCCTCCGGCACGCTTGGCACGACGGTCGTCCAGAATACGCTCGACCGCGTCCAGACGTCCGGCGCGCAGACCGGAATCGATGGTAATGCGTTCAAATACATCACGTTGCGCGTGGCTGCCACCGGCCAATTGCATCGATCCTCGCGCCGCCAGCAGGTGATCGAAGGCGGTGCCATAATGGCCGTCTCCGAAGGCTTCCAACCCCATGGCTGCGGCAACACCGGGATCAGCCATTCGGCGGGTGGTGTCGTCTTTTGCGTGGGCTGCGTCACGGTTCATGCGGCTCAGCATCTTGGAGGTTGCATCGGCACGATTGTCGCCGGTCAGAGCCAACAGGTAATGCAGGTCCGCGAAGATCAGGCAGCCATCTTCGGTGCGCGCAGCACTCAGATCGGCCAGTTCTTCCCAGCGGTTGCCGACATCCACGCCCTCAAGCTCAAGCCGGGACAGAAGCGAGGTTGCGTTCGAAATGTCGCGGTAATCGTCGGTCTTGTCCTTGCGAATATGGGCGTCATACAGCTCCATCACCTGATCAACCTGACCCAGATCCAGATGCATCAGGGCTTTGTGCCACCAGACGTGATAGCGGAAATTGTTACAGTGCGCCCAGGCATCTTCGCGCCCTGCAAGCCAATCCAAACCCAGCTGCGCGTTGCCGGTCATCTCATGAACATGGGCCACCGCGTGCAGGCCCCAGGCGTCGTCCGACACCATCCACAGCGCCTGACGGCCTGCGATTTCGGCCTTTTCATAGGCGCCGGTTTCCTCCAGCGCGAAAGAGTGACAGCCCAGCAGATAGCCACGGCCCGGATGGTCGGGTTCGTAGGCTGGCATCACACGTTCGATCGACCGGCGCATACCTTCGGCATCGCCCAGAACAAATCGTGTTGCATGGCTCAGTTTCATCGCCAGCGTGTCCTGCGGATCATCACGCAGGACCGCTTCGAATTTCTGCACCGCCTGCGTTTGTTGTCCCGCCAAAAACAGCGCCAAAGCGTCCACGTACAAGCGCTCGCGGGCTGAGATCGGCTGACGTTCCATCGCGGTATTGGCCGCTGCCAGGGCTTCAACCGCGACAGCCATCATCTCGCGTCTGCCCAGCAGCGCCATGAACAGACCTTTGACTGCGTGACCCAGCGCAAAATCAGGTTCAAGCTCAAGCGCTTTGCCCAGATGTTGGGGCGTGACGGCAGCATGCGCCATGAACCCAAGCAGAACACCATTCCAGGCGTCGACCGCAGCCGGCTGGCTCAGAGTGTTCATCTGTCCAAAAACATCTTGTTTCATACTTGGGTCCAATCTGATTGCGGTACTTCACTCTGTTCG
The genomic region above belongs to Ruegeria sp. HKCCD4315 and contains:
- a CDS encoding rhodanese-like domain-containing protein is translated as MAEQVNRTRRWVLIGGGAAVAAGFAIREYRLIPEDHGGGRISVAAAHEQAREGHILLVDIRTPREWRASGVGEGATPLDMRREDFIEALSQLTDGNKSAPVALICARGVRSARLSNQLIAAGFANIIDVPEGMLGSAAGPGWVRAGLPVRRYNEDAG
- a CDS encoding PHB depolymerase family esterase — its product is MIRTLSLTAFLAATGQAALAGCAGQDAVCETPMGTYHLELPDADNPPMVLFLHGYGGSGSGTMRNRAMVEPLLERGYAVMAPEGLERPDRGGTKSWNFYPGFGERDETAFLTEVVQDAADRFGVDPDRVLLGGFSAGGFMVNYLACEAPDTFSAYVPVSGGFWRPHPEACEGPIRMFHTHGWTDNVVPLEGRLLGGGRFQQGDIFAGLEIWREANGCVDHKPSSFTVTDDFMRRRWTGCTEGSALEFALFPAGHNVPAGWADMIVDWYEGLPGS
- the mdoH gene encoding glucans biosynthesis glucosyltransferase MdoH, with the protein product MSRDLHIMPPEAPLAMPAQNFGARFRDADAPSGKRGSSAGFWRALAFSPAMAATLGLLWVMSDWFSAEGINLIEAILLALISFNFFWISFTVCTVLLGMLSLSRQDRPQKSHSAQPLRVALLTPVYNEVPWNVLGNARTMLEDLQTRGGQHHYAMFILSDTRDPEIAAQEQASVEALRTTLAPGLELYYRRRDQNTDRKVGNIADWVSRWGADWDAMLVLDADSLMTGRAIYRLTDALARDPSAGLIQSYPQLIGAQSVFARMQQFANGVYGIAFAEGLARWCGQEGNYWGHNAIIRTKAFATSAGLPKLRSFSGQDKLIMSHDFVEAGLLRRAGWAVRFLPRIRGSYEETPPTLIDHAMRDRRWCQGNLQHLKLLGSTGFRAVSRFHMFHGAVGYLMSPLWFALLLMWALIGQGQDASVLHYFSPDNPLFPQWPEMSETRHVLIILVMYAMLLAPKVLGVLALPLSGVRYSDFGGARKFLTSFLAEVLLSILYAPILMVQQMIAVFRTAFGIQRGWSPQARDGGSYGLGTLVLCHALETISGIALSVGILSGLVSIWLAPIAISLALAIPLSALSGVSAGAARRMVGMREDFSEPAITRSARRYRDELKRLVEGKGSMTPAE
- a CDS encoding glucan biosynthesis protein codes for the protein MNFTRRAFLVSTTALAFAPSAYATGGEVPFDRNYVIEMARDLASRPYAERDMVPQEWQDLTYQQYRSIRFRLDRALWYETETPFNVDFFTPGLYFPRTVKVETVENGMTTPVAFDLAMFDKSEDVPQLPIDDTLGFSGLRLRTEMHRPGNTDEFCVWQGASYFRAIGLHEVYGLSARGLALKTGDPDGEEFPEFIRFWLERPEPGQRSMVVHALMDSPSVTGAYRFNVTAGADCVMDVEATLFPREELPHVGIAPGTSMFLFDQTNHSRFDDFRPAVHDSDGLLIRNGAGEVLWRPLANPTRLQISSFVDTNPRGFGLMQRKREFSDYADLEANYHKRPGLWVEPNQDWGKGTVTLVEIPADQEIYDNIVAYWRPAEPYAAGSQVDMSYRLIWGEEPQRTPMPRVINTAMGDNTFGEGRLAVIDFEDSELFEDIDAISIFVDSPHAETSEGVLQRNPDTGGLRLAFSFQPGDRNHVELRAQLLKDKQPASEVWLYRWTT
- a CDS encoding OpgC family protein, encoding MATISPASDFAPAAAPAAAPSRTRDPRLDLYRGIAMFIILIAHIPNDPWAKWIPARFGYSDATEIFVFCSGMASAIAFGGAFLRKGWWMGTARVAFRIWQVYWAHICLFFFVAMTMAALDQSGAFEKTYISSLNLQHFFNDPASQMVGIFTLTYVPNYFDILPMYLVVLALMPLYMALYRVSFWLMAAVSVSIWFIAQTGALALPAEPWSDRQWFFNPFGWQLLFFTGFAFMRGWIPAPPVSKTLIWVAIAFVVLSAPFGSWKVFTWINTAAPDLGAVIRKGWPLTEDLRGKTEFGLLRYVHFLSLAYLGWVAAGEHGHRLIATGHSVGARVWQLLLAVITKVGQQSLAVFVFSMAAARLIGVALDQSGRDVASVFVANMIGFAMIIGVAYLAAWFKSQPWKTKK
- a CDS encoding tetratricopeptide repeat protein, which encodes MKQDVFGQMNTLSQPAAVDAWNGVLLGFMAHAAVTPQHLGKALELEPDFALGHAVKGLFMALLGRREMMAVAVEALAAANTAMERQPISARERLYVDALALFLAGQQTQAVQKFEAVLRDDPQDTLAMKLSHATRFVLGDAEGMRRSIERVMPAYEPDHPGRGYLLGCHSFALEETGAYEKAEIAGRQALWMVSDDAWGLHAVAHVHEMTGNAQLGLDWLAGREDAWAHCNNFRYHVWWHKALMHLDLGQVDQVMELYDAHIRKDKTDDYRDISNATSLLSRLELEGVDVGNRWEELADLSAARTEDGCLIFADLHYLLALTGDNRADATSKMLSRMNRDAAHAKDDTTRRMADPGVAAAMGLEAFGDGHYGTAFDHLLAARGSMQLAGGSHAQRDVFERITIDSGLRAGRLDAVERILDDRRAKRAGGEDNYAIARRALIDAARDSGDVQSVPAE